In the genome of Cellvibrio sp. KY-YJ-3, one region contains:
- a CDS encoding thioesterase family protein has protein sequence MSNETAVKPFYSCQIPVRWGDMDAYGHVNNTLYFRYFEEARFQWMLEKGLPLKSDTHPVVVTIGCTFLRPIFHPELLRIDVFLSEPGRSSFMVKYLVYTQSHPDTPAAEGYSKVVWVSAVDGKSVPLPDNVRCWFDPQ, from the coding sequence ATGAGTAACGAAACCGCTGTTAAACCCTTTTATTCCTGCCAGATTCCCGTGCGCTGGGGCGATATGGACGCTTACGGCCATGTGAATAACACCCTCTATTTTCGCTATTTTGAAGAGGCGCGTTTCCAGTGGATGCTGGAAAAAGGCCTGCCACTCAAAAGTGACACCCATCCGGTGGTGGTCACTATTGGCTGCACTTTTTTGCGTCCGATTTTCCACCCGGAACTGCTGCGTATCGATGTGTTTTTGAGTGAGCCGGGGCGCTCCAGCTTTATGGTCAAGTACCTGGTTTACACCCAGTCCCACCCGGATACACCCGCCGCTGAAGGCTATTCCAAAGTGGTGTGGGTGAGTGCAGTGGACGGAAAATCCGTGCCTCTGCCGGACAATGTGCGCTGCTGGTTTGACCCCCAGTGA
- the recG gene encoding ATP-dependent DNA helicase RecG, whose translation MSNVSIAINTSKTLDQIPVTAIKGVGAILAAKLAKIGLFSVQDILLHLPLRYMDRTRITPIGALQPNINAVLEAEVRACDVVFGKRRSLVCKVQDGTGTITLRFYHFNNAQKQRLVQGTRLRIFGETRRGAAGLEMYHPEYDELDSAAPLPLEQSLTPIYPATEGLTQPRLRSLAVQALTWLDKHALKELLPEVVRRQLNQVPLAEALRYLHQPPTSANIQQLMDGEHPYQERLAFEELLAHHLSLLLLRRETQADGAARLKLDAALQQRFVAGLGFDLTRAQRRVVAEIAADLAKPIPMLRLVQGDVGSGKTVVAALAALAAVSAGKQAAIMAPTEILAEQHRLNFGKWLEPLGIQLGWLTGKLKVAERRRQLAAIASGAAQVVVGTHALFQEAVSFANLGLIVIDEQHRFGVHQRLTLSEKGTNSDEQHRSGLLRPHQLIMTATPIPRTLAMSAYADLDCSVIDELPPGRTPVTTVVISDNRREEVIERVRLGCEQGRQAYWVCTLIEESEALEAQAAEATAANLTESLPQLRIGLIHGRLKPAEKEAVMAAFKANELDLLVATTVIEVGVDVPNASLMIIENPERLGLAQLHQLRGRVGRGSAASHCVLLYGSPLSHNGRERLRVMRESSDGFYIAEQDLQLRGPGEVLGTRQTGEMQFKIADLQRDGHLLPVVKDAALLLMSDYPQLCEQLVLRWLGQNQRYLQV comes from the coding sequence ATGTCCAATGTGAGCATAGCCATCAATACCAGTAAAACTCTCGACCAGATCCCGGTCACCGCGATTAAGGGGGTTGGTGCCATTTTAGCGGCTAAATTGGCAAAGATCGGCCTGTTTAGCGTGCAAGACATTCTGCTCCATCTGCCCCTGCGCTATATGGATCGCACCCGTATTACGCCGATTGGCGCGCTACAGCCCAATATCAATGCGGTGTTGGAGGCGGAGGTGCGCGCCTGCGACGTGGTATTTGGCAAGCGCCGCAGTCTGGTATGCAAGGTGCAGGACGGCACTGGCACTATTACCCTGCGTTTTTATCACTTCAACAATGCGCAAAAACAGCGGTTGGTGCAGGGCACACGCCTGCGTATTTTTGGTGAGACACGCCGCGGCGCCGCGGGTTTGGAGATGTACCACCCCGAATACGACGAGCTGGATAGCGCCGCGCCGCTGCCGCTGGAACAGTCGCTCACCCCGATTTACCCCGCCACCGAAGGCTTGACCCAACCGCGCCTGCGCTCGCTGGCAGTGCAGGCATTGACCTGGCTGGACAAACACGCGCTGAAAGAATTGCTGCCCGAGGTGGTGCGCCGCCAGCTCAATCAGGTGCCGCTGGCCGAGGCGCTGCGCTACTTACATCAGCCGCCCACCAGCGCCAATATCCAGCAGTTAATGGATGGCGAACACCCTTACCAAGAGCGGTTGGCGTTTGAGGAACTGCTTGCTCATCACCTGAGTTTGTTATTGCTGCGCCGCGAAACCCAGGCTGATGGCGCCGCCCGTTTGAAGCTGGATGCCGCCTTGCAGCAGCGGTTTGTTGCCGGTTTGGGGTTTGACCTGACCCGCGCCCAGCGCCGGGTGGTGGCTGAAATCGCCGCTGACTTGGCTAAACCGATTCCCATGTTGCGCTTGGTGCAGGGCGATGTGGGCTCGGGTAAAACGGTGGTGGCGGCACTGGCAGCGCTGGCAGCGGTATCGGCGGGCAAGCAGGCGGCGATTATGGCGCCCACCGAAATCCTTGCCGAACAACATCGCCTCAACTTTGGCAAATGGCTGGAGCCGCTGGGTATCCAGCTCGGCTGGCTCACTGGCAAACTCAAAGTGGCGGAGCGCCGCCGCCAATTGGCGGCGATTGCCAGCGGCGCAGCACAGGTGGTGGTTGGCACCCATGCGCTGTTTCAGGAGGCGGTGAGTTTTGCCAACTTGGGTTTGATTGTGATTGATGAACAGCATCGATTTGGCGTGCATCAGCGGCTAACACTCTCCGAAAAAGGTACTAACAGCGACGAACAGCACCGCTCCGGGTTGCTGCGCCCCCATCAGCTAATTATGACTGCTACCCCCATTCCGCGTACCTTGGCGATGAGCGCCTATGCGGATTTGGACTGCTCGGTGATCGATGAGCTACCGCCCGGTCGCACGCCGGTTACTACGGTGGTGATTAGCGACAACCGCCGCGAGGAGGTGATCGAGCGGGTGCGCCTGGGCTGTGAACAGGGGCGGCAGGCCTATTGGGTGTGTACGCTGATCGAAGAGTCCGAGGCACTGGAGGCGCAAGCGGCGGAGGCCACTGCGGCGAACCTCACGGAATCCCTGCCACAGCTGCGTATTGGGCTAATCCACGGGCGCTTGAAACCCGCGGAAAAAGAGGCGGTGATGGCGGCCTTTAAAGCCAATGAATTGGATTTACTGGTGGCGACGACGGTGATTGAAGTAGGGGTGGATGTACCCAATGCCAGTTTGATGATTATCGAAAACCCCGAGCGCCTCGGCCTTGCCCAGTTGCACCAGCTGCGCGGGCGAGTGGGGCGCGGTTCGGCGGCCAGCCACTGTGTACTTTTATACGGCTCGCCGCTATCGCACAACGGGCGCGAGCGCTTGCGGGTGATGCGCGAAAGCAGCGACGGTTTTTATATCGCCGAACAGGATCTACAGTTGCGCGGCCCCGGCGAGGTGCTGGGTACGCGCCAGACGGGTGAGATGCAATTCAAAATCGCCGACCTGCAGCGCGATGGCCATTTACTGCCGGTAGTAAAAGATGCCGCGCTGTTACTAATGAGCGATTACCCGCAACTTTGCGAACAATTAGTATTGCGTTGGTTGGGGCAAAACCAGCGCTATCTTCAGGTCTAG
- a CDS encoding ZIP family metal transporter: MIPAWLEAGFWGFVASSALLIGALLGWFIRFPPKAVAYVMAFGSGILVAALSFELVGEALAQASVLWIAGGFMGGALVFSLVNHRLNSPGVKHRKRSHTQQPAAENTGVAIAAGTLLDGIPESIAIGLLVASGGKLSLATIAAIFISNIPEALSSTAGMRRAGRSGWFMLRLWGGIAFCSGVFAILGAVFFGAAPLQVKALITCVAAGGIFAMVVETMIPEAFAETHEMSGLIAALGFVVAVALQALEA; this comes from the coding sequence GTGATACCGGCATGGCTGGAGGCGGGATTTTGGGGCTTTGTCGCCTCCAGTGCGCTGTTGATCGGCGCGCTTTTGGGGTGGTTTATCCGCTTCCCGCCCAAAGCTGTCGCCTATGTCATGGCGTTTGGCAGCGGTATTCTGGTTGCAGCGCTCAGTTTTGAATTGGTGGGCGAGGCGCTGGCGCAGGCCAGTGTGCTGTGGATTGCCGGTGGTTTTATGGGTGGCGCACTGGTGTTCTCGCTGGTGAATCATCGGTTGAATAGCCCCGGTGTAAAACACCGCAAACGCTCCCACACCCAGCAACCGGCGGCGGAAAATACCGGTGTTGCCATAGCCGCTGGCACCCTGCTGGACGGCATCCCGGAATCCATCGCCATAGGGTTGCTAGTGGCGAGCGGAGGCAAACTCAGTTTGGCCACCATCGCCGCGATTTTTATCTCCAATATTCCCGAGGCGCTATCCAGCACTGCCGGTATGCGTCGTGCCGGGCGCAGCGGCTGGTTTATGTTGCGTCTGTGGGGCGGCATCGCGTTTTGCTCGGGTGTATTTGCGATTCTGGGCGCGGTGTTTTTTGGCGCTGCTCCGCTGCAGGTAAAAGCGCTGATCACCTGTGTGGCCGCTGGCGGTATTTTTGCGATGGTGGTGGAAACCATGATCCCTGAAGCCTTTGCCGAAACCCATGAGATGTCGGGGTTGATTGCGGCGCTGGGCTTTGTGGTGGCAGTGGCGTTACAAGCGCTGGAGGCGTAA
- a CDS encoding SDR family oxidoreductase, whose translation MNEPVLSEKLLIIGCGDIGQRLAQQLAPRGYDITGLRRRACSDLPYLRYRQCDVTQAGQLAPILAEGFDVIVISMTPAERSDAGYQQAYVQSCQQLVVGLKQQTHTPRLILFVSSTAVYGQNDGSWVDETSPTQPEGFSGQRLLEAEQTLLNSGYNSSILRFSGIYGPGRNRLIEQVINHRASASPHYTNRIHVEDCAGVLAHLIELAKVQALEPVYLATDSSPTPMREVVSWIAQQLDLSDFLAADAVNERGNKRISNQRLLSTGYVLRYPDFRLGYRELIADYRH comes from the coding sequence ATGAATGAACCTGTGTTGAGTGAAAAGTTATTAATTATCGGCTGCGGCGATATAGGCCAGCGCCTCGCACAGCAACTGGCGCCGCGCGGCTATGACATAACCGGCCTGCGCCGCCGCGCTTGCAGCGACCTGCCCTACCTCCGCTATCGCCAGTGTGATGTCACCCAGGCCGGGCAACTGGCGCCGATCCTGGCTGAGGGTTTTGACGTGATTGTGATCAGCATGACGCCCGCCGAGCGCAGCGATGCGGGCTATCAACAAGCCTATGTGCAGAGCTGCCAGCAGTTGGTTGTAGGGCTAAAACAACAGACACACACACCGCGCCTGATCCTCTTTGTGTCCAGCACGGCGGTTTACGGCCAAAACGATGGCAGCTGGGTGGATGAAACATCGCCCACCCAGCCCGAGGGCTTTAGCGGTCAACGATTACTGGAAGCGGAGCAAACCCTGCTTAATAGCGGATATAACAGCAGTATCCTGCGTTTTAGCGGCATTTACGGTCCCGGCAGGAATCGCTTGATTGAGCAGGTGATCAACCACCGCGCCTCCGCCAGCCCTCATTACACCAATCGCATCCACGTTGAGGATTGCGCCGGGGTGCTCGCCCACCTGATCGAATTGGCCAAAGTTCAAGCGCTGGAGCCAGTTTATCTGGCCACGGATTCCAGCCCCACCCCCATGCGGGAGGTGGTGAGTTGGATTGCGCAGCAACTGGATCTTAGCGACTTTTTGGCCGCCGATGCCGTCAACGAACGCGGCAATAAACGTATTAGCAACCAGCGCTTACTCAGCACTGGCTACGTACTGCGCTACCCGGATTTCAGGCTGGGCTATCGCGAGTTAATCGCCGACTATCGCCACTAA
- a CDS encoding hydratase has product MTELFPAAEAAKVLVVRRIAGTQGERLAPSCRPQNIEQALAIQAAVSEQWCEQMDDSIGGWKCLLPPEDKLIVGPIYTRTIDSVPPVSLWTKTTAEGERARIEPELAFFFGRDLPPRPEPYTPEEVDAAIARTHMALELINSRYTDPSSCEFPEMLADGLVNQGLFIGPEVDSRNARSASSFTVTMTCANGEIIERQGQHPNTHPRAPLYWLAEFLRSRGEGIVAGQAVITGSYAGVIEVPVNSAIKIDYAGLGSMEVSFTPRKAN; this is encoded by the coding sequence ATGACCGAATTATTCCCTGCCGCCGAGGCAGCAAAAGTACTAGTTGTACGGCGTATTGCCGGAACCCAGGGGGAGCGTTTGGCGCCCTCCTGTCGCCCGCAAAACATTGAACAGGCGCTGGCGATCCAGGCTGCCGTGAGCGAGCAGTGGTGCGAGCAAATGGACGACAGCATTGGCGGTTGGAAATGCCTGTTGCCGCCGGAGGACAAACTGATCGTCGGCCCTATTTATACCCGCACTATCGATTCGGTTCCGCCGGTGAGCCTGTGGACTAAAACGACAGCAGAGGGCGAGCGTGCGCGCATCGAACCGGAACTGGCGTTTTTCTTTGGGCGGGATCTGCCCCCGCGCCCTGAACCCTATACCCCGGAGGAGGTGGATGCCGCCATCGCCCGCACCCACATGGCGCTGGAGCTGATCAACAGCCGCTACACCGACCCGTCCAGCTGTGAATTCCCCGAAATGCTCGCCGACGGTTTGGTGAATCAGGGCCTGTTTATCGGCCCGGAAGTGGATTCCCGCAACGCGCGTAGCGCCAGCAGTTTTACCGTGACCATGACCTGCGCTAACGGCGAAATAATTGAGCGCCAGGGCCAGCACCCCAATACCCATCCGCGTGCGCCGCTCTACTGGCTGGCGGAATTTCTGCGCAGCCGCGGCGAGGGCATAGTGGCCGGGCAGGCGGTGATTACCGGTTCCTATGCCGGCGTGATTGAAGTACCGGTGAATAGTGCGATCAAGATCGACTATGCTGGTCTGGGCAGTATGGAAGTCAGTTTTACCCCAAGGAAGGCAAACTAA
- a CDS encoding HDOD domain-containing protein gives MPVPSSVQSLLSKQNVHYQVSEVPFDENERALWHDQHLRTMSAAKSVILQDTKGRVQVIFAADRLLDLKAVNRQLGRELHAAKPEDIHKFCLSHNLQSIPALPKLAGLLTLIDRSLVERSELLADSGDEQQLLRFSREEFQQIMDDATICDFAVPLEPLEIDDTRSSDSDQILGAVRNFTQLRIKQRLEETLELPPLSDTAQRIIKLRVNPNADISDLAQIVETDPSLAAQVVSWAASPYYSAPGKIKSIHDAIVRVLGFDMVLNLALGLSLGKAMTIPKEGPHGALPYWQQAVYMAATIEGLVTAIPRDHRPSFGMAYLCGLLHNFGYLILAEVFPPYFHNYCELADANPHVEHQVIERHLLGITREQLAASLMSLWSMPEEVVVGLRYQANPHYQGEYAAYAKLIFVAQRLLHQHNIGRGPKLAIPPQVFEDLHLDPEKAYTTVANIIESSDDLKHIANELAPHH, from the coding sequence GTGCCAGTCCCTTCCAGTGTTCAATCATTGCTCAGCAAACAGAATGTGCATTATCAGGTGTCTGAGGTGCCGTTCGATGAGAATGAACGAGCGCTCTGGCATGACCAGCATCTACGCACTATGAGCGCAGCCAAATCCGTAATACTGCAAGACACCAAAGGCCGTGTGCAGGTGATTTTTGCCGCCGACCGCCTGTTGGATCTCAAGGCCGTGAACCGGCAGCTGGGGCGCGAACTTCACGCCGCCAAGCCGGAGGATATTCACAAGTTTTGCCTGTCCCACAATTTACAATCCATACCCGCGCTGCCCAAGTTGGCGGGGCTGTTGACCCTGATTGACCGCAGCCTGGTCGAGCGCAGTGAGCTGTTGGCCGACTCGGGCGATGAGCAGCAATTACTGCGTTTCAGCCGCGAAGAATTCCAACAGATTATGGATGACGCGACTATTTGCGATTTCGCCGTACCGCTGGAGCCGCTGGAAATTGACGATACCCGCAGTAGCGATAGCGACCAGATTCTGGGTGCGGTGCGCAACTTCACCCAATTGCGTATCAAACAGCGGTTGGAAGAAACCCTGGAATTACCGCCCTTATCCGATACCGCCCAGCGCATCATCAAATTGCGAGTAAACCCCAATGCGGATATCAGCGATTTGGCGCAAATCGTGGAGACTGACCCGAGCCTCGCAGCGCAGGTCGTCAGCTGGGCGGCATCTCCCTATTATTCTGCGCCGGGAAAAATCAAATCCATCCACGATGCCATAGTGCGTGTGCTGGGGTTTGACATGGTACTCAACCTCGCACTGGGTTTGTCCCTTGGCAAGGCCATGACCATCCCCAAAGAAGGCCCGCATGGTGCACTGCCTTACTGGCAACAAGCGGTATACATGGCGGCCACTATTGAAGGTTTGGTGACGGCAATCCCGCGTGATCACCGCCCCAGTTTTGGCATGGCCTACCTTTGTGGCCTGTTGCACAACTTCGGTTATCTGATTCTGGCGGAAGTGTTTCCGCCTTACTTCCACAACTACTGTGAATTGGCCGATGCCAACCCCCATGTTGAGCATCAGGTTATTGAACGCCATTTACTGGGTATTACCCGCGAGCAATTGGCGGCTTCACTGATGTCGCTCTGGTCAATGCCGGAGGAAGTCGTGGTTGGGTTGCGCTATCAGGCCAACCCGCATTACCAGGGTGAATATGCTGCATACGCCAAGTTGATTTTTGTCGCCCAGCGATTGTTGCACCAACACAACATCGGCCGTGGCCCCAAGTTAGCGATTCCACCACAAGTGTTTGAAGACCTGCATTTGGATCCGGAAAAGGCCTACACCACGGTGGCCAATATTATTGAGAGCAGCGACGATTTAAAGCACATCGCGAACGAACTGGCGCCCCACCACTAG
- a CDS encoding hydrogen peroxide-inducible genes activator, giving the protein MTLTELRYIVTLAQEQHFGRAADRCYVSQPTLSIAVKKLEDELGVALFERTKSRVQPTPLGEQIVAQANLVLEQTAAIKDLADAGKDQLSSPLSVGAIFTIGPYLLPKFIPHLQQLASKMPLYVEEGYTHNLRKKLRNGELDVIIVALPFVEPDVVTQALYDEPFVVLMPKDHPLAAKTAIDPLDLNSEQLLLLGEGHCFRDQVLTTCPSLQHSAEASANSSNVRTAAEGSSLETLRHMVASGLGLTILPASAAESSLYSAEVLVTRPFTEPSPSRTVALAWRASFPRHKAIDALRTAIKACRH; this is encoded by the coding sequence ATGACCCTGACCGAACTGCGCTACATAGTCACCCTTGCCCAGGAACAACATTTTGGCCGTGCCGCCGACCGCTGTTACGTTAGCCAGCCCACCTTGAGTATTGCGGTGAAAAAGCTGGAGGACGAGCTGGGGGTAGCCCTGTTTGAACGCACCAAGTCGCGGGTGCAGCCCACGCCACTCGGCGAACAAATTGTCGCCCAGGCCAATTTAGTGTTGGAGCAGACCGCGGCGATTAAAGACCTGGCCGACGCCGGTAAAGACCAGCTCAGCAGCCCGCTGTCGGTGGGCGCGATTTTCACCATTGGGCCTTACTTGTTGCCCAAGTTTATTCCCCACCTGCAACAGTTGGCGAGCAAAATGCCGCTCTATGTGGAAGAGGGTTATACCCACAACCTGCGCAAAAAACTGCGCAACGGCGAGCTGGATGTGATTATTGTCGCCCTGCCATTTGTGGAACCGGACGTAGTCACCCAGGCGCTGTACGACGAACCCTTTGTGGTATTGATGCCCAAGGATCACCCTCTCGCCGCCAAAACCGCCATCGACCCGCTCGATCTCAATAGTGAGCAGCTGTTATTGCTCGGCGAAGGCCATTGCTTCCGCGATCAGGTGCTCACCACCTGCCCTAGCCTGCAACACAGCGCCGAAGCCAGCGCCAATAGCAGCAACGTGCGCACCGCCGCCGAGGGCAGTTCCCTTGAAACCCTGCGCCACATGGTGGCCTCGGGTCTCGGCCTGACCATTCTGCCCGCGTCTGCCGCTGAAAGTTCACTCTACAGCGCCGAAGTACTGGTCACTCGCCCCTTTACCGAACCTTCACCCAGCCGCACTGTGGCTCTGGCCTGGCGCGCGAGTTTCCCCCGTCACAAAGCGATTGACGCGCTGCGCACGGCGATCAAGGCCTGTCGCCATTAG
- a CDS encoding rhamnogalacturonan acetylesterase, giving the protein MKIYVVLMSLCLVLGGCSQLPKTSSSTIYIASDSTAADHTLNEDYQAKRHPVTGWGQALQAQLDVLPVAQRQQLFGAKQLLVANKARGGRSTRTFFEEGRWDEIYRNLQPGDWVLIQFGHNDAAVDKTERYTNIAAYKQYLRLFVQQARERQARPVVLTPVSRNYPWMEGKLGNAHGDYPAAARDVAQELAVPLLDLGLLSAEFFSAKGEAYVSSHYFMNLPAGKYPAYPDGLKDNTHFQPEGAAVTAKLVVDGLIPFLQPAH; this is encoded by the coding sequence GTGAAAATCTATGTTGTGTTGATGAGCCTGTGTTTAGTCTTGGGCGGTTGCAGTCAATTGCCCAAGACCAGTAGTAGCACTATTTATATCGCCTCGGATTCCACCGCCGCTGACCACACCTTGAATGAAGACTATCAAGCCAAACGCCACCCGGTCACCGGCTGGGGCCAGGCGTTGCAGGCGCAACTTGATGTGCTGCCAGTGGCGCAGCGCCAGCAGCTCTTTGGTGCAAAACAACTGCTTGTGGCGAATAAAGCGCGCGGTGGGCGCAGCACACGGACTTTTTTTGAAGAGGGGCGGTGGGATGAAATTTATCGCAACCTGCAGCCGGGTGATTGGGTATTGATACAGTTTGGCCACAACGATGCCGCCGTCGACAAAACCGAGCGCTACACCAACATCGCCGCCTATAAACAGTATTTGCGCTTGTTTGTGCAGCAGGCTCGGGAGCGACAAGCACGGCCGGTAGTGCTCACCCCGGTGAGCCGCAACTACCCTTGGATGGAGGGTAAATTGGGCAATGCGCACGGCGACTATCCCGCCGCCGCCCGGGACGTGGCGCAGGAGTTAGCGGTACCGCTGCTGGATTTGGGTTTGTTATCGGCTGAATTTTTTAGCGCCAAGGGCGAAGCCTACGTCAGCAGCCATTATTTTATGAACTTGCCCGCCGGCAAGTATCCGGCCTATCCCGACGGCCTCAAGGACAATACCCACTTCCAGCCCGAGGGCGCTGCCGTCACCGCCAAACTGGTAGTGGATGGATTGATTCCGTTCCTCCAACCCGCCCATTAG